The Kineothrix sp. IPX-CK genomic interval GAATACGTAATAAATATAGGAGCAAGCATTCAGACTACGGCAAACACCATAGCCTTAACGAAGAAGTATCCTTTTATATATGGTGCGGCAGGAGTACATCCTTCCGATACGGCGGAGCTTAACGAGGAAAAATTCGCATGGCTGAAGGAGCAATGCTTCCTTCCCAAAATTGTAGCTGTAGGGGAAATCGGGCTGGACTATTATTGGGACGAGCCGGATAGAGAGACCCAGAAAAAGTGGTTTGACAGGCAGCTTCAAATGGCACGGGAGGTAGAACTTCCGATAATCATTCATTCCAGAGATGCTGCAAAGGATACGGTGGATATGATGAAGGCCGGGGGTGCGGAGGAGGTAGGCGGAGTTATTCACTGCTTTTCCTATACGAAGGAGACGGCGAGGGAATTTCTCGCGATGGGCTTTTCCTTCGGCATTGGGGGAGTCATCACCTTTAACAATGCGAAGAAACTGAGGGAAGCGGTGGAATATATCCCTATGGAGAACATTCTCCTGGAAACGGACAGCCCCTATCTGGCGCCTATGCCCTACAGAGGAAAACGGAATTCCTCTCTGAACCTTCCGCTTATTGCTGAGAAAATAGCGGAGGTTAAGGGGATTTCTTATGAGGAGGTAGTGGAAACAACCGCACGTAATGCGAAAAGGCTGTTTTTTAAAGAAAAGGGGGAAGGCTAATGACGATTAAAGATGTAGCTGAGAGAGCAGGAGTTTCAACATCAACGGTATCCATTGTGTTGAATAACAAAGGTCAGGAAAGAAAGATATCTGAAAAGACTCAGAAAAAAATATGGGATGTTATAAGGGAGATGGGTTACCATCCCAATGTAGTGGCCGGGACACTCCGCAGCAATTTGGAGGAACGGTTTACGTATTATATTACGATTTTCTGGACGTCTGATGAGCGGGATCGAATCATGATCCGTTTTCTCAGAGGGCTGCAGGAACAGATCATGGAAAATAATCTGAATTGCGAATTGATTATAAAGCCATACATTAACGGACAGTTGCAGGAAGCTATGACGGAGCGGGTACTTAAGATGTGTCATGGAATAATACTATGTAATGCGTCGGAGCAGGATATGGAATTTATAGACAGCGTCGATTTGGGTAAGCCAATGGTAATCTATAACCGTTACTCCGATAATTATTGCAGCGTCAATATTGATGATCAGAACCTGGGCGAATATGCGGCCAGAGCATTTATTGAAAATAAATGTAAAAAGATTTTAATGCTTTCATCACCTGCAAGATTTAAAGGCATGGAGATAAGGAAAGAAGCTTTTGAGAACTATCTGTTTTCCTATCAGGTGTCGAAACCCTATCTCGTGACCGGAAAAGATACGATAAGCAGCGGCTATGGACTGATTAACAAAGTAATGCAGGATCAAATTGAATTTGACAGCGTTTTTTGCAGTTCGGACGCTATTGCCATAGGTGCTGTAAGGGCCTTGCATGAAAAGGGAGTTAAGATTCCAAAAGATGTAAAAGTAATTGCAGTGGGAAATGGAGACGACGAACAGGAAATATATGCGATTCCTTCTTTGTCAGTCGCTAAAGTTCCAATCGAGGAGATGGGTAAGAAATGCATTATTCTTTTATACGATATTTTGAAATTCAGACAGAAGGAGATTATGAGAATAAAAGTTCCCGTTGAATATATTGCTAGAGAAAGTTGCCCTTCTGTTTTGTAAATTGAAAATACAGAAATATAAATTTGGTAAAAATAAATAAAAAATCAAATAAAAAGTACAAACTGTGCAGTCTTGTTTGTACAATAAGACGAAAATACAATTGTTTATTAAAAAGCAGTTGTATTTTTTTTGTTTATTTGCTATTTTATTAGGGTAAACTTATTAAGTAGAACGTTATACTAGAACGTGTTACTTATACAAAGTGCATAATATAATAAAAGGAGAGGTTATATGAAAAAGAGATTTTTAAGTTCGATTCTTTGTATGGCGCTTGTATCTTCTTTGCTTGTGGGCTGTGGAAGCAATTCTGCCACAAGTAATGAAACCGCTCAAACAGAGGAAGCAACACAAACAGATGGACAACAGACGGATGCCTCAGGAGAAACTGATGAAAACGCTGCGGCGGATTCTGAAGCAGTACAGGATCTGGGAGATCCCAAATACGGCGGTACATTAAGGCTGGCGACCCATATTTCTTGTGCAACGCCGGGTTATACGCCTGAAATTACCAATAATGCAGGCTTGCTTTATTTGACAACTGCCTATGAATCTTTAATTTATTATGATGAGGCAGGAAATATTATTCCCAAGCTGGCGGAAGAATGGCTGCCGGATGCCAACGAGCCCAGTATCACATGGACGTTAAAGGAAAATGTAACCTTTGCCGACGGCGAACCCTTTAATGCCGAAGCGGTAAAAAGAAACATTGAAGAATACCAGAGCTGCCAGCGTAACGAGGTGGCAAATATCAAGAGCTGTGAAGTGATCGATGATACGCATATTAAAATGGTGTTGAATTCATGGAGCTCCTCCACTTTAGAGTCTGTGGGATTTTTCGTATATTATATGTCTCCGAAAGCCTTGGAAGATGTGGATACTTTAAGGAATTCATCATGCGGAACAGGTCCGTTCCAAGTAACGAAGTTTGAACCTAATGTAAAAACGGAATATACCAAGAATGAAAATTACAGACAGGAAGGGAAGCCGTATTTGGATGGAGTTGTCATCGATGTAGTTGCTGAGCCTACAACGCGTTCTTCCGCATTTGCAGCCGGAGAATATGATATCGTACATATGAATAATTTGACGGTTGCTAATGACCTGATCAATACGGGCAAATATGTAGTTAATAAGAATACATCGGGACAAGGTCTCATTATGACCGGCTTAATTCCTAACAGTGCACGGGAAAATACGCCTTTTGCAGATGAAAAGGTTAGACAGGCCATGTGTTATGCCATTGACACGGAAACTCTTTGTACCGCTTTGGGATATGGTTTGATAGAAACCACCGATCAATGGGCCTCCAGAGATGCAATTACATATAATAAGGATTTAACGAGTTTCGGCTATGATCCGGAAAAGGCAAAAGCACTTTTGGCGGAAGCAGGATATCCGGATGGTTTTGATACAATTTTAACAACGGATGCGGGAAGCAAAGATATGTTTACGGCAGCTGCCAATATGCTTTCTGAGGTTGGAATCCGCTGTGAAATCAACTTGGTGGATGAAAGTACAGGGAGCAGTTTGTATCAGACAGGCGCATGGGAAGGAATCATGGGACATTTTGCATCAATAGGACCTGATCTCGGATTATATATGGGACGCCATCTCGATGTAGACGGTGCATTCTATGCAAAAGGAATCCAGCATCCCCAGGAAGCTTTAGATTTACTGGAAGCAATCCGCACCGCTCCTTCTGAGGAAGAGAAAGTGAAGCTTGAATGGGATATGCAGAAGTTAATGTATGACGGAGAAACAGGATTGGCTTTGTTCGGTAAGCCTTTGTTTGTACAAAATGAACCCAATATTAAATACGATTATGTAATTGACGATGCAACGGGTGTTTGCAACTCCAATACCTGGAATATTGAAAACTGCTGGTTAAATAAATAAAAGTATCGAAATGGTTATGAAGAGGACGCCTCATAAAGCGTCCTCTCATATAAACTGGAGGGTTTCACGTGCAAAATAAATTAATAAAAATGATTATAAAAAGAATTTTTCAATCAGTGATAGTGATTTTTATCGTAACACTGCTTGTCTTTTTGCTTATGCAGTTGGTGCCCGGAGACCCGATTGTCAACTTTCTGGGAGCAAATGCTACTGAAGATCAAATTGAATATTATACAAAGCAGTTCGGTTACGATAAACCGGTGCTCATACAGTATTTTATGTGGATACAGGGTCTTTTTCATGGGCAGATGGGACGTTCCGTCGCTTTGCAAAAAGAAATCTCCGATATTATTTTTTCGCGATTGAGCGTCACTTTATCGGTTGTGTTTCCGGCTTTTTTTATGGCAGTCATATTGGGAATCATATTGGGAATTATCGCGGCGAAGAAAAGAGGCACAAGAATTGATTCGGCCATTTCCTTTTTTGCGAATATCGGAATGTCCATGCCTATGTTCTGGTTCGGCATGCTCCTTATATTGCTTTTCGGTTTAAAATTAGGCATCCTGCCGACGTCGGGATATTCGGCATTCGAAGAAGGCGCCGGAGATTGGGCCATTCACCTGATTATGCCTATGACTGTTTTGGCCATGGGACCGTTAGCTCAATTTACCAGACAAACAAGGTCCTCTATGTTAGAAGTAATTCGCCAGGATTATGTTACCACGGCCAGAGCCAAGGGCCTGGGTCAAAGAGCGATTACGTTCAAACACCAATTAAGAAATGCGCTTATCCCCATTATAACTATTATGGGCGTACAGCTTGGCGGAATGATCGGCGGTACTGTTCTGGTAGAAAGCATTTTTGTTGTTCCGGGTCTGGGGAATTTAATGATTACATCCATTCAGGGAAAAGACTTTATGGTAGTTGAAAACGGAGTATTGATTATTTCGATTGCGGTAGCTATCTGTAATCTGCTGGTTGATATTCTGTATGGAGTAATTGACCCCAGAATCAGGAATACATAAATCGATATGGAGATAGGAGAGAAATGGAATGAATAAGAAGTTAATAAGTAAAATTAATAATTCCAGAATTATCCGCGTTCTGTTTGCCAGAAAATCAGTGGTTGCGTGCTTGATAATTTTAGCATTATTAATGCTGATGGCTGTATTTGCCCCTATTGTTGCACCTTACGACCCCAATAAGCAGGATTTGCTGAATATGCTTAAGGGAATGTCGCCTGAGCATATATTCGGAACAGACTCCATGGGACGCGATGTCTTTTCGCGCATTATTTATGGAGGAAGAGTTTCTTTTACAGTTGGTCTGGTCTCTGTTGTCATAGCGGGAGGTTTCGGTATGCTGCTCGGCCTCATTGCAGGAATGGCCGGAGGTATTATCGATGCGGTTATTATGAGAATCATGGATGCCATGATGTCTGTTCCAATGATTATACTTGCTCTTTTTCTGGGAAGTATTTTTGGAAAAGGTCTGGGGAATATTTGCCTGGCGATAGGTATCTGTATGATACCCAGTTATGCGCGGGTTACGAGAGGGCAAGTTCTTACGGTAAGGGAAATGGACTATGTTACTGCCGGTACTTTATGCGGTGCTTCCAAGTTCAGAAATGCTTTTGTACACTTTTTACCTAACTGCGTATCCTCCAATATTGTTTTGATGACCATGAATCTAGGAAACGCAATATTGAACGAAGCGGCATTAAGCTTCCTGGGAATGGGAATCAATCCTCCTACATCGAGTTGGGGAAGCATGGTAAACGATGGCTATAAGTTTATGAACTCCGCACCTGTTATTGCAATCGCGCCCGGAATTTTCATTATGATAGTTGTTCTTTGCTTTAACATGGTAGGCGATGCGCTCCGAGATGCGTTAGACCCTAAACTGAGGGGTACATTGGGCAGAAAAAAAGTGGTTAGAAAAAGCAACAGAAAGGAATTGAGCTATGGCAGACAAGCTTCTTGAAGTTAAGAACCTCAGCATTGAATACAATACGGAAATCGCAACGGTTTATGCTGTAAATGGGATGGATTTATCGCTGGAATATGGTGAGACGCTGGGGCTGGTCGGCGAAACCGGTGCGGGTAAAACAACAACCGCATTGAGTATTATGCGCCTTTTGCCGGAAGGAATCGGAGAAGTGACGTCCGGCGAAATATATCTGGATGGGCATGATATGCTCAACCTTCCGGAGGAGGAAGTTCGTAATTTAAGGGGGAATGCGGTGTCTATGATATTTCAGGATCCTATGTCCAGTCTTAACCCCGTAATTACAGTCGGTGACCAGATTAAGGAAGTACTTAAGATTCATAATAAAAATATGACAAATAAGGATCTGGATAAATCTGTAGATGAAATGATGGAAATGGTGGGTATTCCGGCAAATAGAAAAAATGAATATCCTCATGAGTTTTCCGGAGGAATGAAGCAAAGAATTGTCATTGCTATTGCTTTGGTGTGCGAACCGAAACTGATTCTGGCCGATGAACCTACTACTGCTTTGGATGTAACCATACAGGCACAGATGCTCGGACTGATCAGCGATTTGCAGAAGCGTCTGAAAACGGCAATGATCCTGATTACACATGATTTAGGCGTAGTTGCCCAGACATGTGAAAAAGTGGCGGTTATGTATGCGGGAGAAATTATCGAGTACGGCTGTGCAGAGCATATATTTGAGGGCAAATTTTTACATCCTTATACAAGAGGACTGTTTCTTGCAATTCCCAAATTGGATGAAGAAACGAGGAGGCTTGAGACAATTGAAGGAATGGTGCCGGATCCGACCGTCAAATTGGATGGCTGTCGTTTTGCAGGCAGATGTAAGCATTCCACCGAAGAATGCAAAGAAAATCCCCGGATGGTAGAAGTGGAAAAGTCGCATTTTATAAAGTGCTTTTTATATGAGGATAAAGATATAAAAGGTACCGGAGGAAATGAATCATGAGTGAAAAAGTATTGATCGAAGTAAATAATCTAAAAAAATATTTTAAAACATCGAAAGGTATGCTGCATGCGGTGGACGGGATTAACTTTCGTGTAAAAAAAGGAACTACTCTCGGCGTAGTAGGCGAATCGGGCTGCGGTAAATCGACACTGGGAAGAACACTTCTTCACTTACATGAGGCTACGGATGGGCAAATCATTTATGATGGTCAGGATATAACGAAATATAATCCTGATAAATTAAAAGAAATACGGAAAAAAATGCAAATGATCTTTCAGGATCCGTCTGCCTCTCTGGATCCCAGAATGTCGGTGAGGGATTTAATCGGGGAACCGTTAAAAGTATATAAAGTATGCAGGACGAAAGAAGAATATAATGAAAAAGTTTTAGAGATTATGGATACGGTAGGTTTATCCAAACGATATGCGGATAGCTATTCCCATGAGCTGGATGGCGGAAGACGCCAGAGGATCGGCATAGGACGGGCACTAGCAATGGATCCCGAATTTATTGTATGTGATGAACCGGTGTCTGCTCTTGATGTATCTATTCAGGCTCAGGTATTAAATCTTCTGATGGATCTTCAGGAAGAAAAGGAACTGACCTATATATTTATAACACATGATCTCAGTGTAGTAAAACATATCAGCCATGAAATAGCGGTCATGTACCTCGGGCAATGCGTAGAATATGCTGTAACAAAGGACTTATTCGGTACCCCCCTGCATCCTTATACGAAAGGACTTTTGGATGCGGTTCCCGTTCCGAAGCTGACTGCCAAAAAGCTTCAGACGGAAGTAATGCGGGGAGAACTCACAAGTCCTATCGAGCCAAAGGCGGGTTGCCGTTTTGCTGCGCGCTGCCCAAAGGCGAGAGAGTGTTGTACCGGAAAAGACATTCCGCTTCGAGAGATAGAGCCGGGACATTTTGTAGCATGTACCCTTTATGAATAGATGGGAGGAAAATAATGAGTAAAAAAGTGAAAATAGGCGGAGGACAAGGTTTTTGGGGCGATAGCAACGACGCTGCAATACATATGGTTCGTCATTCGGATATCGATTATTTGGGATGCGATTATCTGGCGGAGCTTACCCTTTCCATTATGCAGCGCCAGAAGTTGAAAAATCCGGCTATGGGTTATGCCAGAGATTTTGTTGGACTGGTGAAAGAAATCGGTAAAGAGGCCTATGAAAAAAATATAAAAATCCTCACGGATGCAGGCGGAATGAATATTGACGGCTGTGTAAAAGAAGTGAGTGAGACATTAAAAGAGCAGGGTGTGGAAAAATTCAAGATTGGCTATGTAACCGGCGATGACATGCTTGCGCGTATACCGGAAATGATGAAGCAGGGAATCGGGTTTCAAAATATGGACGACGTGGGTGATTTTAATGAAATTAAAGATAAAATCGTGAACGCTAATGTCTACTATGGGCATGAACCTATATTAGAGTGTCTGAATCAAGAAGCAGACATGGTAATTACAGGAAGGGCAACGGACTCAGCTCTCTTTTTATCACCTATGATGTATGAATTCGGCTGGGCACCGGATGATTACGATAATCTCGCTAGAGGAATTATGACCGGTCATCTTTTGGAATGCGGAGGTCAGGGAGCGGGCGGCAACTATATGTACGATTGGAAAAGTGTTCCCCGAATGGACGAATTAGGATTTCCGATTGTAGAGCTATCCGATAATGAAATGTACATAACCAAGGCACCGGATTGCGGAGGAATTATATGTGAGCAATCCTGCAAGGAACAATTTCTGTATGAGGTTTTGGACCCTGCAAACTATCTTACTCCGGACGTAAATGTAGATATCAGCCATGCGACTCTGACGAATGCCGGAGATAACAGAGTAAAGGTAGAAGGAATTAAAGGCAAAAAACGACCGGATACGGTTAAATTGTGTATCGGTTATCATGCAGGCTATAAGGTGGCTACTTATTTGAGCTTTGCCTGGCCCGATGCCTATGAGAAAGCCCAATATACCGCAGACATTCTTATGAAGAAAATGAAAAGAAAGGGTCTTGTGGCTGAAGAAATCCGTATTGATTATTTGGGAGTAAACGCATTGCACTTAGGCGTGGCGAATATGAATCCGGAAATGCTTAAAAATATGAATGAGGTTGTGCTTAGAATTGCTATACGTACGAAAGAAAAAGCAGAAGCCGCAAAAATAATTCCCGAGATTTCTCCGCTGCAACTGAACGGACCTCCGGGAGCAAGTTTTTTCGGCGGACGGGCTAAAGTGCAGGAAGTAATAGGTTTATGGCCAACATTGATTCCAAGAGACACTTTACAATTGCATTCACACATTCTGGAGGTGAAATAATGGCACTGTTATATTTAAACGACATTGCTCACGGGCGCTCTGGTGACAAAGGAGATACCAGTAATGTCTGTGTTTTTGCAAGAGATCCTAAATTCTATGAAACAATCAAAAATGAGGTAACGGTAGAGAAGGTAAGAGAGCATTTTGGGGATATGGTAAAAGGAGATATTACAAGATACGAAGTCGCTTCGTTAAATGGATTTAATTTCGTCATGAAGCATGCGCTGGGCGGTGGTGCAACACATTCTCTTCGCTTGGACAGCTTAGGAAAGTCCATGGGTTCCGCATTTATGAGAATGAAAATAGAAGTGGATGATAAATTATTAAAGTAACAGAAACTGGAGGAATGTAAATTGAATACTCATAAAGCCTTAGAAGATATCAGAGTACTGGATCTTACAAGAGTAGTAGCAGGACCGTATAGTACGATGATTTTGGCAGACTTGGGAGCAGAAGTGATTAAGCTGGAAATACCTGATAAAGGAGACGATACTAGAAATTATGCTCCGTACAAAAATGGCTCCAGTATGTATTTTGCAAACATTAATAGAAATAAAAAAAGCATTACCCTCAACCTTAAAACGGAAGAAGGAAGAGAGATTTTTAGAAAGCTTGTAAAAAAAGTAGATGTTATAGTAGAGAATTTCCGTCCCGGGGTAATGGATAAATTGGGCCTGGGATATGAAGACCTGAAGAAGATCAATAATCAGATTATTTATGCTGCCGTATCCGGATTCGGAAGTTATGGCCCATATTCACAGCGTCCCGGATATGATATATTGGCGCAGGCTATGGGTGGATTGATGAGCCTGACGGGCTATCCCGAACTCCCGCCCATGCGGGCCGGCAATGCGATGGGGGATGTTCTGGGAGGACTGAATCTGACCATAGGCATTCTCGGTGCACTGCATGCGAGAAATATTACCGGTGCAGGGCAAATGGTAGATGTGGCACTGGTGGATTCGGTAGTGTCCAGTTTGGATTCCGCTACACAGCGCTATTTTGAAAATGGAGAGATTCCGCAAAGAATAGGAAATCGTTATGCTCCTTGTGCACCCTACGATGTATTTCATGCGAGGGACACGGAAATGATTATAGCTTGCGGCAATCAGGGGCTGTACGAGAAGCTTTGTGCGCTGATGGAAAGGATAGATTTAATAACGGATGAACGTTTTGCCGTAATGGAAGACAGGGTAAAAAATAATGCCGAACTAAAGATAATTATCGAAGACTGGCTGAGTCATTACACGGCAAAAGAGGCTACCGATTTAATTCTAAAGGCAGGAATACCGGCAGGGCCTGTCTACAATTTGAAAGAGGTAAGTGAGGATGAACATATTGCGGACTACAGAGAAATGTTCGTGGAAATGGTCCACCCGGAAATAGGCCCGATGAAGGTAAACGGTTGCGTGATAAAGCTATCGGATACAAAGCCGGAAGTAAAAGTGCCGGCGCCTCTTTTGGGAGAGCATAATTTATATGTATATGAAGACATTTTAGGAATGTCCGATGATGACCTGGCTAAATTAAAACAACAAAAAGTTATTTAGAAACCGGAGGGCTTATGGAACAGAGCGAGATAAAAAAAGCAGACTACATATGCTCGTTGTATACTCAGCTGGATGCTCCATGTACACATAAAATAGGTGACGTGAGAGAAATATTATTGCCGATGCGGGATGGTGTATGTTTGAAAACAGATGTGCATTTTCCGAAGGATGTAAAAAGTGCGCCGGTAATATTGATGCGCTGCTGTTATACTGATATGGAAAGAGAGTTGCAGGTACATGCACAGGAATATTGTAAAAGAGGATATATATTTGTTGTTCAGTGGTGCCGGGGCATAGGCGGATCGCAGGGTAAATGGGAGCCTAATGTAAATGAAAGACTTGACGGGATCGATACGGTGAATTGGATTAAGGCTCAAGACTTTGCAGAAGCTATAGGTTATTGGGGAAATTCTTACTTAGCCTATACAGGGTGGTGCATGGCTGATCAGGTGTCCGGGAAAGTGGCCTCCATGTATTTAGGCGTATATGGTACAGACAGATATACATCCGCGTATAAAGACGGTTTGTTCAGGCAGGATATTCTGACTGCCTGGGCGATGCAGAATGCGGGAACGCCAATTGAGGCGGATTATTTGGAGTCGTGCAGATTTAAACCGCAGATGAAGGTGGATGAGAAGCTGTGGGGTACTAAGCTTCCATGGTATAAGGACTGGATATGTAATGAGAGCAGAGAGAGCGACTATTGGAGCAGCGGCCTATGGAAAGAGCTGAAAGAAATCCCTTCCAGGGTCAGTATCCCGATTTTCATAAGAGAAGGGTGGTACGATCACCATTTGGGAAGTGCACTTGTCAGTTATCAAAGCCTGCCTGAAGAAACCAGAGAGCATTGCGTGCTGCAGATAGGACCTTGGAACCATAGCTATGGAATTGCTGTTGCAAAACATGATTTAAGCGATTTGGAAGATGACAGCGTTTCTTCGCCTTTTTTATGGTTTGAGCAGACGCTCAGAAAAAGAGAATTGCCTGAAAAGAAACTATCCTTCTATGTGATCGGGCAAAATAAGTGGGAAAGCTTAAATAACTATCCTGTTATATGCGACAAAATAAAGACCTTTTATCTGGCGGTAGGCAAGGAAGGTCAAGGTGCCTTAAGCCTCCGGGAAGAAGCCGGTGAGGATGCAAGAATAGAATATGAATATGATCCGGAGAATCCGGTATTTTCTCATGGTGCGGAATCCTTATTTCACACAACACAGAGTGTAGGAAGTTTGGTTCAACCGTTATGCGGGTATAGGGATGATGTGATCAGCTTCGTATCGCCGTCTATAGAAAAGGAGCTTTTTATATGCGGTCGTATCAATGTGAAATTACATGTGAGTTCCGATGCACAGGACACAGCTTTTACTGCAAAAATATCGGAGGTTTTTCCGGATGGTGAAGCAGTGAATATAAGAGGAAGCATTACCACTCTTGCTTACCGTAATAATGCTTCCACAGCAATGAAATATATGCCGGGAAATGTGGTGGAAATTAATTTGGAGATGTGGGATATTGCATGGAAGCTTCAAGAAGGCTCCTGTCTTCGTCTCGATGTTTCTTCTTCTGATTTTCCCCAATATGCAGTTCATAGTAATTATGCAGGCAACTGGGCGAAATGTATGAAAACAAAGAAAGCGAGACAAAATATTTATATGGGCAAGAATTATCAATCCGTTATCGAATTGCCCTTGCTGGACTGATTGGACGGTAAACGTATAGTGGGTAATTAGTTACTGATAAGGTCGTGAACAGTAACGGTAATCAAAAGTAAAACTTATCTCAATACTAAAAATATTGAAGATAAGTTTTTTTCTGTTTATTATATAACTGTAAGATGATATGATGAAACAACATAATTAAATGATGGAGAATAAAGATGACCACCTTAGGAACCCCCACGAATACAATAGAAATACTAAAAAAATATAATTTCAATTTCCAAAAAAAATTCGGACAGAATTTTCTTATCGATAGTCATGTATTAGAGAAAATTATAGCAGCCTCCGGAGTCACGAAAGAGGACTGTGTGCTGGAAATAGGTCCCGGCATCGGAACGATGACCCAATATTTGGCGGAGAACGCGAGAGAAGTGGTTGCAGTGGAGATAGACAAGGCCCTTATACCAATACTTAACGATACTTTGTCTGAATATGACAATGTAACGATCATAAATGAGGACATCCTGAAAGTGGATGTTAATCGTATTGTACAGGAAAAAAATGGAGGAAAGGCCATAAAGGTGGTTGCAAATCTTCCATACTATATTACTACGCCCATTATTATGGGACTGTTTGAAAGCCATGTTCCGCTTGAGAGCATTACGATTATGGTACAGAAGGAGGTGGCGGACCGCATGCAGGTCGGTCCCGGAACGAAGGATTACGGAGCACTATCCCTTGCTGTGCAGTATTATGCGAAGCCGGAAGTAATGATTCAGGTACCGCCTACCTGCTTTATGCCTAAACCGAGCGTAGGAAGCACGGTAATCAAGCTGACCAGATACGAAAGGCCTCCGGTGGAGGCGGACGATGAGAACTTCATGTTTTCGCTTATACGTGCCTCCTTTAACCAGAGACGCAAAACGTTAGTGAACGGTCTTACCAATGCGACGAATCTAAAAACAGGAAAAGCCGATGTGCTTAAAGCGCTGGAAGAGATGAAACTACCCTCTGCGATTCGGGGAGAAGCGCTTACTTTGGCGCAGTTTGCCCGGCTTAGCAACCTGCTTTCCCGATAATATTTGTTTTTTGGGAAAATAACACAAGATATATGGATAAGTTTAGAAAAAAATCGCCATATATAGAGAAAAATCCTGATATTTTTTTGACATTAATTATCTCGTATGGTAAACTTAGAAAATGAAAATAGGGATATTATGCTGTCTTTTGTCAGATGGGAAAAATGAATTAATTATGAGGTGAGTACCTTGGATAAGTACGAATATAAAGTACGGGCGGAGGAAATAAAAGCACTGATCGCGGAGGGAGAATTCGCGGAGGCGGTAAAGATTGCTGATACGATTGACTGGAGGAGAGTCAAGAGTGTCATGATGCTTTGCACAATCAGCGACTTATACAAGATAAACCGCCGATTTCAAGAAAGTAAAGATATTTTGTTAATGGCATACGAGCGCCATCCGGGCGGTCGTCTTATTGTGTATTCTTTGTGCGAGTTGTCCGTGAAAATGGGGGAATATGTGCAGGCGATCGAGTATTATAAAGAATTCGTTCAGATTGCGCCTAAGGATACGGGAAGATATATATTGCAGTATAAGCTGTATGAGGCGCAGGATGTAAGCTTAGAGGAGCGCATCGCTGTATTGGAGG includes:
- a CDS encoding CocE/NonD family hydrolase, with the protein product MEQSEIKKADYICSLYTQLDAPCTHKIGDVREILLPMRDGVCLKTDVHFPKDVKSAPVILMRCCYTDMERELQVHAQEYCKRGYIFVVQWCRGIGGSQGKWEPNVNERLDGIDTVNWIKAQDFAEAIGYWGNSYLAYTGWCMADQVSGKVASMYLGVYGTDRYTSAYKDGLFRQDILTAWAMQNAGTPIEADYLESCRFKPQMKVDEKLWGTKLPWYKDWICNESRESDYWSSGLWKELKEIPSRVSIPIFIREGWYDHHLGSALVSYQSLPEETREHCVLQIGPWNHSYGIAVAKHDLSDLEDDSVSSPFLWFEQTLRKRELPEKKLSFYVIGQNKWESLNNYPVICDKIKTFYLAVGKEGQGALSLREEAGEDARIEYEYDPENPVFSHGAESLFHTTQSVGSLVQPLCGYRDDVISFVSPSIEKELFICGRINVKLHVSSDAQDTAFTAKISEVFPDGEAVNIRGSITTLAYRNNASTAMKYMPGNVVEINLEMWDIAWKLQEGSCLRLDVSSSDFPQYAVHSNYAGNWAKCMKTKKARQNIYMGKNYQSVIELPLLD
- the rsmA gene encoding 16S rRNA (adenine(1518)-N(6)/adenine(1519)-N(6))-dimethyltransferase RsmA, which gives rise to MTTLGTPTNTIEILKKYNFNFQKKFGQNFLIDSHVLEKIIAASGVTKEDCVLEIGPGIGTMTQYLAENAREVVAVEIDKALIPILNDTLSEYDNVTIINEDILKVDVNRIVQEKNGGKAIKVVANLPYYITTPIIMGLFESHVPLESITIMVQKEVADRMQVGPGTKDYGALSLAVQYYAKPEVMIQVPPTCFMPKPSVGSTVIKLTRYERPPVEADDENFMFSLIRASFNQRRKTLVNGLTNATNLKTGKADVLKALEEMKLPSAIRGEALTLAQFARLSNLLSR